A single region of the Pyricularia oryzae 70-15 chromosome 4, whole genome shotgun sequence genome encodes:
- a CDS encoding FAD binding domain-containing protein, whose amino-acid sequence MPRQLSSLMVLVLYLNPAGAANFPWETSQLSETEAASWSDISFGNASQEPIPPGPECKALPGDTAWPTAQDWVRLNSTLDGALLRPEPAGAVCYANNTLYNRERCDWILGEGGSGRFWIDDPLNVLTRWPQGDSCPVEPRPRGNCTRGGFADYVVDARTVKHIQVAVNFARNRDIRLVIKNTGHDFHGKSCGKGSISIWTHHLKSFDFIPSLTIPSTTPGDPPLYSGMAARVSSGLESWEMYAHMRRNNMHLAVPGDSTVGAYGGWILGGGHHSLASHFGLGSDQPLVLQVVTADGRFVTADHLDNSDLFFSLRGGGPSTYGVVTSAVVKAYPALEVSQTSVRFSTSNINGSAAHKADVFWQGASAVYWFSKHATDARGTVYDNISPSGSSSFTFSAEFELPNFTKGQADAWIRTLVDNLRGLGISVSNPAARASPRSNDGSQGRGDQPGNTRFSSRLFPRMIWEDEELFSQTMSVIRQVVEEGGYTFHGIHQTPKPAVAGWPGTTSGVNPAFRLTQMHADIFDRSSVDGTPAQWMQGWSRLNQYTQRIRDVTPDGGAYVNEADRLEPDWQQSFYGDNYQRLAEIKSRWDPWGLFWAPITPGSEKWEVRTADGLPTQNGPLCRTGTAKV is encoded by the exons ATGCCACGACAGCTCTCCTCACTAATGGTGCTGGTTCTGTACTTGAACCCAGCTGGAGCAGCAAACTTTCCCTGGGAGACGAGCCAGCTGTCTGAAACCGAGGCCGCTTCATGGTCGGACATCTCTTTTGGAAATGCCTCACAGGAGCCGATCCCTCCCGGTCCAGAATGCAAAGCCCTCCCCGGCGATACCGCATGGCCGACCGCGCAAGACTGGGTCCGCCTCAACAGCACCCTCGATGGTGCCCTGCTCCGCCCTGAGCCCGCCGGCGCAGTCTGCTATGCGAACAACACACTGTATAACCGTGAACGATGCGACTGGATCCTCGGCGAGGGCGGTAGCGGCCGCTTCTGGATCGACGACCCGTTGAATGTTCTGACGCGGTGGCCGCAGGGCGATTCGTGTCCTGTAGAGCCGCGTCCAAGGGGCAATTGCACGAGGGGAGGGTTCGCCGACTATGTGGTCGATGCGAGAACAGTGAAGCACATACAGGTGGCGGTCAATTTTGCGAGGAACAGGGACATCAGGCTGGTGATCAA AAACACCGGGCACGATTTTCATGGCAAGTCCTGCGGCAAGGGCTCCATCAGCATCTGGACGCATCATCTCAAAAGCTTCGACTTCATCCCATCACTCACCATCCCATCCACGACTCCTGGCGACCCGCCCCTGTACTCAGGTATGGCCGCGCGTGTGTCTTCTGGGCTTGAGAGCTGGGAGATGTACGCCCATATGCGCCGCAATAACATGCATCTCGCCGTTCCCGGTGATTCCACGGTGGGAGCGTATGGCGGATGgatcttgggcggcggtcatcaCAGCCTCGCTTCGCACTTTGGACTAGGCTCGGATCAGCCATTGGTGCTTCAGGTTGTCACCGCCGACGGACGCTTCGTGACGGCGGACCATCTCGACAACTCGGATCTGTTCTTCTCGCTGCGTGGCGGCGGGCCCAGCACCTATGGTGTTGTCACGTCTGCTGTGGTTAAGGCCTACCCGGCTCTTGAGGTCTCCCAGACCTCGGTGCGATTTTCGACCTCCAACATCAACGGCAGCGCGGCGCACAAGGCCGATGTTTTCTGGCAGGGAGCTTCTGCTGTGTACTGGTTCTCCAAGCATGCCACCGACGCACGAGGAACAGTTTACGACAACATTTCGCCTTCGGGCAGTAGCTCGTTCACCTTTAGTGCCGAGTTTGAGCTGCCCAACTTTACAAAAGGACAGGCGGACGCTTGGATTCGGACCTTGGTGGACAATCTCCGAGGGTTGGGAATCTCTGTGAGCAACCCTGCCGCTCGCGCTTCTCCTCGATCTAATGACGGGAGTCAGGGCCGAGGTGACCAGCCTGGAAACACTCGCTTCAGCTCGCGCTTGTTTCCCCGCATGATCTGGGAGGACGAGGAACTATTCTCTCAAACCATGTCTGTGATCCGCCAGGTGGTGGAAGAGGGTGGCTACACCTTTCATGGAATCCACCAAACACCCAAACCAGCCGTTGCAGGTTGGCCGGGCACGACGTCAGGTGTGAACCCGGCATTCCGGTTGACGCAGATGCACGCCGACATTTTTGATCGGAGCTCAGTCGATGGCACGCCAGCACAATGGATGCAGGGGTGGTCGCGGCTGAACCAGTACACGCAAAGGATCCGGGACGTAACGCCGGATGGTGGGGCATATGTCAACGAGGCGGATCGTCTGGAGCCTGATTGGCAGCAAAGCTTTTACGGTGACAACTACCAAAGGCTTGCCGAAATCAAGAGTCGGTGGGACCcttgggggctgttttgGGCGCCCATCACTCCGGGGAGCGAGAAATGGGAGGTTAGAACTGCTGACGGGTTGCCCACTCAGAACGGGCCACTCTGTCGGACCGGAACAGCGAAGGTGTAG
- a CDS encoding arabinogalactan endo-1,4-beta-galactosidase yields the protein MRFPAQTLGFLLSFLPTVAVALTHKGVDWSSLLVSESAGRSFQDVNGQTRPLEQILASNGVNTVRQRVWVGAGSTYNLDYNLRLARRAKAAGMNVYLTLHFSDSWADPGQQTIPAGWPRDIDNLSWRLYNYTMEVGNAFAGAGVTPSIVSIGNEIRAGLLWPTGDYNNFYNMARLLHSASSGIRDSRLGRAPKIMVHLDNGWNWDTQKWFYESLLKQGPFVPGDFDQMGVSFYPFYGPDATFANLKTSLTNMANTWGKEIIVAETNWPTSCPSPQYQFPADVRSIPFSADGQTQFFRRVAKIVSGVRNGNGLFVWEPAWIDNQALGSSCQSNTMFAWPGKALSSLSVFKSM from the exons ATGCGTTTTCCAGCCCAGACactcggcttcctgctgaGTTTCCTGCCTACAGTCGCGGTCGCACTGACCCACAAAGGCGTGGACTGGTCCTCTCTGCTGGTCTCCGAGTCTGCCGGTCGCTCATTCCAAGACGTCAATGGCCAGACCCGGCCGCTCGAGCAGATCCTCGCATCGAATGGCGTCAACACGGTTCGTCAGCGCGTGTGGGTGGGCGCGGGGAGCACGTACAACCTCGACTACAACCTCCGACTCGCGCGGCGCGCAAAGGCCGCAGGCATGAATGTGTACCTGACGCTGCATTTTAGCGACAGCTGGGCCGACCCGGGCCAGCAGACCATCCCTGCCGGCTGGCCCAGAGACATTGACAACCTTTCGTGGAGGCTCTACAACTACACCATGGAGGTGGGGAATGCTTTTGCCGGGGCTGGCGTCACGCCCTCCATCGTCAGCATCGGCAACGAGATCCGAGCCGGGCTTTTGTGGCCCACCGGCGACTACAACAACTTTTACAACATGGCCAGGCTTCTCCATTCCGCCAGCAGTGGTATCAGGGATAGCAGACTGGGCAGGGCGCCCAAGATAATGGTGCATCTCGACAATGGCTGGAACTGGGACACGCAAAAGTGGTTCTACGAGAGTCTTCTCAAGCAGGGGCCATTTGTCCCGGGAGACTTTGACCAGATGGGTGTTTCCTTTTATCCATTTta CGGCCCCGACGCAACATTCGCCAACCTCAAGACAAGCCTGACCAACATGGCAAACACGTGGGGCAAGGAGATAATCGTCGCAGAGACCAACTGGCCTACGTCGTGCCCCTCGCCCCAATACCAGTTCCCCGCCGATGTGCGCAGCATCCCGTTTTCTGCGGACGGCCAGACGCAATTCTTCCGGCGCGTTGCCAAGATTGTTTCGGGGGTCAGGAACGGCAACGGACTGTTTGTCTGGGAGCCTGCCTGGATAGACAACCAGGCTCTCGGGTCGTCTTGTCAGTCAAATACCATGTTTGCGTGGCCGGGAAAGGCTTTGTCGAGTCTGAGCGTGTTCAAGTCGATGTGA
- a CDS encoding mannosyl-oligosaccharide glucosidase, with product MQGSSQEQKEDRNEKRTRTARPGSNINMQCTLATMEFRIILAFAALAAAASNHSYDVGQRWGPYRPNLYFGVRPQVPKTLLSGLMWAEGGARMLDTLRDTCEQDDGMEGYGWPLYDTRVGGRQEIHDAQLGIDLTTEFVKTPDGDNWAVRVNGVSRSDDATPQIALVFHFALEEMGVEETGKSLKCQVDGTDGASKGFCTGTDPSLGGFTVELLPGQGNSVVEQVWVMSTLVPEEKIWQAKATSLTKLLGDFYLSFPQRVSSVFPQSAPFQGQDYAKFTQALLSNLMGGLGFFHGDSKMDDSHAPEYEETDIKFWELAAEAMKRAKVVTAPPRSLLSHTPSRPFFPRGFLWDEGFHLIPIAEWDFDLTVSVLRSWLSLMDSDGWIGREQILGPEARSKVPSEFQVQYPHYANPQTLALLFPILLQKMTDPSSYRGSPSKYLSDPDGAGKTMLRELYGLLSKHYAWFRRTQAGNFSTTYPRPEGAVAVGEGYRWRGRTPQHTLTSGLDDYPRADPPHPAELHVDALAWVGATSSALGRLAAYLGEATDAETYEQHHEGVLRNLDLLHWDDGAGAYCDSTVVDGRFERVCHLGYVSVIPLMLGLVGADSPRLPALLELIGDPDRLFSPYGLRSLSAKDPGYGGGDDYWRGAVWANLNVLAALRLADLGRATNGEESIRARAKELGAELRRRLVETVYKSWKQTGFVWEQYSDKTGEGRRSRAFTGWTACVILLMGGVDGGVASGGGASTNGARRSGWGMTGSGMSRSMFSAEQRGLSAPLFIGVMGALAAAFLLRRMLFGRWRRLVDRVRGTLGYVQVPHRASD from the exons ATGCAGGGCAGTAGCCaagagcaaaaagaagaCCGTAACGAGAAGAGGACGAGAACAGCCCGGCCGGGCTCGAACATCAACATGCAATG CACGCTCGCGACCATGGAATTTCGCATCATTCTCGCCTTCGCAGCGCTGGCCGCGGCCGCCTCCAACCACAGCTACGACGTCGGTCAGCGCTGGGGACCCTATCGGCCCAACCTCTACTTTGGCGTGCGGCCCCAGGTCCCCAAAACGCTGCTGTCTGGCCTCATGTGGGCCGAGGGCGGCGCGCGCATGCTTGACACGCTGCGCGACACATGCGAGCAAGATGATGGTATGGAGGGATACGGCTGGCCCCTCTACGACACTCGAGTCGGCGGGAGGCAGGAGATTCACGACGCCCAGCTTGGTATCGACCTGACTACCGAGTTTGTCAAGACGCCCGACGGCGACAACTGGGCTGTTCGCGTCAACGGCGTGTCTCGCAGCGATGACGCGACGCCGCAGATTGCCCTCGTCTTTCACTTTGCCTTGGAGGAGATGGGCGTCGAAGAGACGGGCAAGTCGCTCAAGTGCCAGGTCGACGGCACAGATGGTGCCAGCAAGGGCTTCTGTACAGGCACCGATCCGTCACTGGGAGGTTTCACCGTCGAGCTTCTGCCTGGACAGGGAAATTCCGTGGTGGAACAAGTATGGGTCATGAGCACGCTCGTaccagaagaaaaaatatgGCAGGCCAAAG CAACGTCTCTCACAAAGCTCCTCGGCGACTTTTACCTCTCCTTCCCCCAGCGCGTATCGAGTGTCTTCCCACAATCAGCCCCGTTTCAAGGCCAAGATTATGCAAAGTTCACCCAGGCTCTGCTCTCTAATCTCATGGGCGGCCTTGGGTTCTTCCACGGCGATAGCAAGATGGATGACTCCCATGCTCCCGAGTATGAAGAAACCGACATCAAGTTCTGGGAGCTGGCTGCAGAGGCCATGAAGAGAGCAAAGGTGGTGACGGCCCCGCCACGCTCGCTCCTCTCCCACACCCCTTCACGCCCCTTCTTCCCTCGTGGGTTCCTATGGGACGAGGGCTTCCACCTAATACCCATAGCTGAGTGGGATTTTGACCTCACAGTCTCAGTGCTGCGCAGCTGGCTCAGTCTCATGGACTCCGACGGCTGGATTGGCAGGGAGCAGATTCTCGGCCCCGAGGCTCGCAGCAAAGTGCCTTCCGAGTTTCAGGTCCAATACCCCCACTACGCGAACCCGCAAACTCTCGCGCTTCTCTTCCCGATCTTGCTGCAAAAGATGACAGACCCGTCATCGTACCGAGGCAGCCCGTCAAAGTATCTAAGCGATCCCGACGGAGCAGGGAAAACCATGTTACGCGAGCTGTACGGCCTCCTGTCAAAACACTACGCCTGGTTCCGCCGCACCCAGGCCGGCAACTTTAGCACCACTTACCCTCGACCCGAAGGAGCCGTTGCCGTTGGGGAGGGCTACCGCTGGCGCGGGCGTACACCCCAGCACACACTGACAAGCGGCTTGGACGACTACCCCCGCGCCGATCCTCCACATCCTGCCGAGCTGCACGTCGACGCCCTCGCCTGGGTGGGTGCCACCTCGTCCGCCCTGGGCCGCCTGGCTGCGTACCTCGGCGAGGCCACCGATGCGGAGACTTATGAACAACACCACGAGGGCGTGCTGCGTAACCTCGACCTGCTGCACTGGGATGATGGGGCGGGCGCATATTGTGACTCGACCGTTGTCGACGGGCGATTTGAGCGCGTCTGCCATCTGGGCTACGTCAGCGTCATTCCGCTGATGCTGGGGCTGGTGGGTGCCGATAGCCCCCGACTCCCAGCGCTCCTGGAACTGATCGGTGACCCCGACCGGCTGTTTTCGCCGTACGGTCTGCGGAGCCTAAGCGCCAAGGACCCCGGGTATGGAGGCGGCGATGACTACTGGCGGGGTGCTGTCTGGGCCAACCTGAACGTGCTGGCGGCGCTGCGGCTGGCAGACCTGGGCCGTGCAACCAACGGTGAGGAGAGCATCCGGGCGAGGGCCAAAGAGTTGGGGGCGGAGCTGAGAAGGCGACTGGTCGAGACGGTCTACAAGAGCTGGAAGCAAACCGGGTTCGTGTGGGAGCAGTACTCGGACAAGACGGGTGAAGGCAGACGGAGCAGGGCTTTTACGGGCTGGACCGCCTGCGTGATTTTGCTGATGGgtggcgtcgacggcgggGTGGCATCAGGAGGAGGTGCTTCTACAAACGGAGCCCGACGGTCGGGTTGGGGGATGACAGGGTCGGGTATGAGCAGGTCGATGTTTTCGGCCGAGCAAAGGGGCCTCTCTGCGCCCCTGTTTATCGGGGTCATGGGGGCCCTGGCGGCGGCTTTCCTTCTCAGGCGCATGCTTTTTGGGCGCTGGCGTAGGCTGGTAGACCGCGTGCGAGGAACCTTGGGGTATGTGCAGGTGCCGCACAGGGCTTCGGACTAG
- a CDS encoding carboxypeptidase A2 encodes MTLSALSLGAFALFSALPVNSAAVAPQSVSYDGYKVFRVSVGDNVDKVNGIVNRLALQTWKGAPRANAMADIVVPPSQVDSFQKEIDGMQAITMHSNLGESIANESSFQTYAAGSANSSWFNDYHSYADHLKFIGDLQANFPNNAEVVVAGQSLQGNNITGIHLFGSGGRDAAKPAVVLHGTVHAREWITTMVVEYHAYTLLTSQDNETRSFLEKYDFYIFPVVNPDGFIYTQTTDRMWRKNRQTTQGSRCLGHDINRNWAFKWDVRGGASTDPCAQDFKGRAAADAPETVVLANWLKETKQRQGVKLFIDVHSYSQLFMTPYGYSCDAVAAKDTELQSLAKGAVAAIKDVHGVSFKYGPICKTIYQATGSSVDYVNDVIGADYVFTTELRDTGDNGFILPKEQIVPSGEEAWAGLRYLLINMR; translated from the exons ATGACGTTGTCTGCACTCTCTTTGGGCGCGTTTGCCTTGTTTTCTGCTCTCCCAGTCAACTCTGCCGCCGTTGCGCCACAGTCAGTCTCTTATGATGGCTACAAGGTGTTTCGAGTTTCTGTGGGAGACAATGTGGACAAGGTGAACGGCATAGTAAACCGCCTTGCTTTGCAGACATGGAAGGGAGCCCCAAGGGCCAACGCCATGGCAGACATTGTCGTCCCGCCGAGCCAAGTCGATAGCTTCCAGAAAGAGATCGACGGCATGCAAGCAATTACCATGCACTCCAACCTGGGCGAGTCAATCGCAAACGAATCTTCTTTCCAGACCTACGCCG CGGGTTCAGCCAATAGCAGCTGGTTCAACGACTACCACTCATATGCGGATCACCTCAAGTTCATAGGCGACCTGCAAGCCAACTTCCCCAACAATGCTGAAGTTGTCGTAGCTGGCCAGTCACTCCAGGGCAACAACATCACGGGTATCCACCTGTTTGGCAGCGGCGGTCGCGATGCAGCCAAGCCGGCTGTCGTCTTACACGGCACCGTGCATGCACGCGAGTGGATCACCACCATGGTTGTTGAATACCACGCCTACACGCTGCTGACGTCCCAGGACAACGAGACACGCTCGTTCCTCGAGAAGTACGACTTTTACATCTTCCCGGTCGTCAACCCCGATGGATTCATCTACACGCAAACAACAGATCGTATGTGGCGCAAGAACAGGCAGACGACCCAGGGTAGTCGCTGCCTGGGTCACGACATCAACCGCAACTGGGCCTTCAAGTGGGATGTAAGGGGAGGAGCATCTACTGATCCTTGCGCCCAGGACTTCAAGGGCCGAGCAGCGGCCGATGCTCCTGAGACGGTTGTGCTGGCCAACTGGTTGAAGGAAACCAAGCAACGCCAAGGAGTGAAGCTTTTTATCGACGTCCACAGCTACTCGCAGCTCTTCATGACCCCATACGGCTACTCGTGCGATGCCGTGGCAGCCAAAGACACGGAACTACAGTCGCTAGCCAAGGGTGCGGTCGCCGCGATCAAGGATGTGCATGGTGTGTCCTTTAAGTATGGACCGATCTGCAAAACCATCTATCAGGCGACCGGTAGCAGCGTGGACTATGTCAACGATGTGATAGGGGCCGATTACGTCTTTACCACGGAGCTGAGGGACACTGGCGACAATGGTTTCATCTTGCCAAAGGAACAGATTGTGCCGAGCGGCGAGGAAGCATGGGCCGGGCTGAGATACCTGCTTATAAACATGAGGTGA
- a CDS encoding aldo-keto reductase yakc, whose protein sequence is MAPPAQIPTRRMGKDGPEVACIGFGLMGLSFGYGAVESEEERFKVLDRAWEIGATNWDTADIYGDSEDLVGKWFKMHPERRKDIFLATKFGVTGTIENLSANSSPEYCRQASRRSFERLGVDYVDLYYVHRLTESVPVEKTIEAMAELVKEGKVKYLGMSECSSSSVRRAHKVHPIAAVQVEYNPWDLAIEGDEGTNLLATCRELGISVVAYSPFSRGLLTGALKSREDFNDPTDCRLFLPRYSEENFPKNLELVAEIEKIAKEKGCTSGQLVLAWLLAQGNEIIPIPGTKRIKFLEENTAAAHVKLTAEEEKKIRNLVDKANIQGDRGAFINSYGDTVEL, encoded by the exons ATGGCACCACCAGCTCAAATTCCCACCCGCCGTATGGGCAAGGACGGACCCGAGGTTGCATGCATCGGCTTCGGCTTGATGGGTCTCAGTTTCGGCTACGGCGCTGTCGA ATCAGAGGAAGAGCGCTTCAAGGTGCTTGATCGTGCTTGGGAGATTGGCGCCACCAACTGGGACACGGCCGACATCTATGGCGACTCGGAAGATTTGGTTGGCAAATGGTTCAAAATGCACCCGGAAAGACGCAAGGACATCTTTCTCGCCACCAAGTTTGGAGTCACTGGAACCATAGAAAACCTCAGTGCGAACAGCTCGCCTGAATACTGTCGCCAAGCTTCTCGACGTAGTTTCGAGCGTCTTGGGGTTGACTACGTCGACTTGTACTACGTGCATCGACTGACCGAATCCGTCCCGGTCGAAAAGACCATCGAGGCAATGGCAGAGCTGGTCAAGGAGGGCAAGGTCAAGTACCTGGGCATGTCTGAGTGCTCGTCCTCTTCAGTTCGCCGGGCCCACAAGGTTCACCCCATCGCTGCAGTCCAGGTCGAGTACAACCCGTGGGACCTGGCTATCGAAGGAGATGAGGGTACCAACCTCCTGGCGACCTGCCGTGAACTTGGTATCTCAGTCGTCGCCTACTCGCCCTTCAGCCGTGGTCTGTTGACAGGCGCCCTCAAGTCGCGCGAGGACTTCAATGACCCTACCGACTGCCGCCTGTTCCTCCCCCGCTACAGTGAAGAAAACTTCCCCAAGAACTTGGAGCTTGTGGCTGAGATCGAGAAGATTGCAAAGGAGAAGGGTTGTACTTCTGGTCAGCTCGTTCTGGCATGGCTGCTGGCGCAAGGGAACGAAATCATCCCTATCCCGGGGACCAAGAGGATCAAGTTCTTGGAAGAGAACACGGCTGCTGCTCACGTGAAGCTTACagccgaggaggagaagaagattCGTAATTTGGTTGACAAGGCGAACATCCAGGGCGACAGAGGTGCTTTTATCAACTCATATGGCGACACTGTTGAGCTATAA
- a CDS encoding saccharopepsin — MQFLKVLALAGFSSLAACSPRPKNLQAASSPAPHVIKAPLRRMEMPSAQRRLANIRNTHGQPPQPHVKHYFQSPNGTFPRTNLSNIFDGYEYMVDVTVGTPPQNISVIFDTGSDQTWLNPQCIGMSHQAICVASGSYNSSQSITAQNLSSEFSIIYGSGTVEGWYMRDTVSIAGLSAENVQFGVATYSYAMDSGILGLGYDSVFMDELQGQGKIDSKDFSVSLGPNASPNGEIVLGGVDTRKYFGPLKSIQMLDDEGPFASVLHYSVNLTYMGVTSKGSCKSTPATEADFVTPTLVDTGSTIAHLPFAAANRTAAMIPGTRFDPYTQMWKVSCHYAGSAETVDFAFGDVVVNIPMREFIWRNVPMGGQCYLGLVGDADSIGFSVLGDSFLRALVALYQPDQKLLKLAPYSDCGSDVQSSNATAENLTGKCSRPSWDTCTSRPTPVPLPASTSAMWTPSWPTTTATSGALPTSDATFLLPPTEVMTDVPNTSTSIDWGVETSVFTDPMTTRSYSTCYDVFLDTMLECEVRTKTTTDSWGDTITLSSTVFWDSPLAPTDETSAALSTAIGNPGLPTVPEVTATAPVTETAPLTTYEPSFEYTSTSTRQGPCFSYHECILTFSTPLGGTIASEVTECGTYWTCTDIVPSSTSSSYSLGLDTTSSSFDWFPTSDAAGAVTPSSDGIFPLPTIVPTPISSDWSVLPIGTEMESGAPSSTDAAALPASSSTSVFCTTSWVYVTVYSTVYSTSEPINTWTMVGRK, encoded by the exons ATGCAGTTCCTCAAGGTCCTCGCCCTTGCGGGCTTCTCAAGCCTGGCAGCATGCTCTCCAAGGCCAAAGAACCTCCAAGCAGCATCTTCACCAGCCCCTCATGTCATCAAAGCACCCCTTCGTCGCATGGAGATGCCTTCTGCGCAGCGAAGACTGGCCAACATCCGCAACACCCACGGCCagccgccgcagccgcacGTCAAGCACTACTTCCAGAGCCCCAATGGGACGTTCCCACGGACCAACCTCAGCAACATCTTTGATGGCTACGAGTACATGGTGGACGTGACGGTCGGCACCCCGCCGCAGAACATCAGCGTCATCTTTGACACGGGCTCGGATCAGACATGGCTCAATCCGCAGTGCATCGGCATGTCTCACCAGGCAATCTGTGTGGCGTCGGGGAGCTACAACAGCTCCCAGTCGATAACGGCCCAAAATCTGTCTTCTGAGTTCTCGATCATCTACGGCTCTGGAACGGTCGAGGGCTGGTACATGAGGGACACCGTCTCCATCGCAG GACTTTCCGCTGAAAATGTCCAGTTCGGTGTGGCGACATATTCGTATGCCATGGACTCGGGTATCCTTGGGCTGGGATACGACAGTGTCTTTATGGATGAGCTTCAAGGACAAGGCAAGATTGACTCCAAGGATTTCAGTGTCAGTCTTGGACCCAATGCATCACCAAATG GAGAGATTGTCCTCGGTGGCGTGGACACCAGAAAGTACTTTGGTCCACTCAAGTCGATCCAGATGCTAGATGATGAGGGACCTTTTGCCTCGGTACTGca CTACTCGGTCAATCTGACCTACATGGGCGTGACCTCCAAAGGCTCTTGTAAGTCGACACCGGCCACCGAGGCGGACTTTGTGACTCCCACCCTCGTCGACACCGGCAGCACAATTGCCCACCTGCCCTTTGCGGCCGCCAACCGGACTGCTGCCATGATACCCGGCACCCGCTTCGACCCGTACACGCAGATGTGGAAGGTCAGTTGTCACTATGCCGGGTCGGCCGAGACTGTGGACTTTGCCTTTGGTGACGTCGTTGTCAATATTCCCATGCGCGAGTTCATCTGGCGCAACGTCCCCATGGGAGGCCAGTGCTACTTGGGGCTGGTTGGTGACGCCGACAGCATTGGATTCTCGGTTCTTGGAGACAGCTTCCTGCGCGCTCTTGTCG CTCTCTACCAGCCAGACCAGAAGCTGTTGAAACTCGCCCCCTACTCGGATTGCGGCTCCGACGTCCAGTCCAGCAACGCAACTGCAGAAAACCTGACCGGAAAATGCAGCCGCCCGTCCTGGGACACATGCACCTCGAGGCCAACCCCGGTGCCGTTGCCAGCCAGCACATCGGCCATGTGGACTCCAAGCTGGCCGACCACAACAGCAACGTCGGGGGCTCTCCCCACCAGCGATGCGACTTTTCTGCTGCCGCCCACCGAGGTGATGACAGACGTCCCGAATACCTCTACAAGCATCGACTGGGGAGTTGAGACGTCGGTGTTTACGGACCCCATGACGACACGGTCGTACTCGACATGCTATGATGTGTTCTTGGATACAATGCTCGAGTGCGAGGTCAGAACAAAAACCACAACTGACTCTTGGGGCGACACCATCACCCTCTCGAGCACCGTGTTCTGGGACAGTCCATTGGCACCCACCGACGAGACATCGGCCGCCTTGTCCACGGCCATTGGCAACCCGGGTCTCCCTACAGTCCCCGAAGTCACGGCAACTGCACCCGTCACCGAAACCGCTCCACTGACGACCTACGAGCCAAGTTTCGAGTACACGTCGACGTCCACCAGACAAGGCCCCTGCTTCTCCTACCACGAGTGCATTTTGACCTTTAGCACCCCGCTCGGCGGCACCATCGCCTCAGAGGTGACCGAGTGCGGGACCTACTGGACCTGCACCGACATTGTGCCATCTTCGACCTCTTCTTCCTATTCGCTGGGCCTGGATACCACGTCCTCGTCCTTTGACTGGTTTCCGACAAGCGATGCAGCCGGCGCCGTCACCCCGTCCAGCGACGGCATCTTCCCCCTGCCCACAATCGTTCCGACGCCCATCAGCTCCGACTGGTCGGTTTTACCCATAGGCACCGAGATGGAGTCTGGCGCGCCTTCCAGCACCGACGCCGCTGCCCTGCCCGCCTCCAGCagcacctctgtcttttgcaCCACGTCCTGGGTCTATGTGACGGTTTACAGCACCGTCTACAGTACCTCTGAGCCCATCAACACTTGGACGATGGTCGGTCGGAAGTAG